Proteins co-encoded in one Actinomadura luteofluorescens genomic window:
- a CDS encoding NmrA family NAD(P)-binding protein, translated as MTFLVTGATGTVGRLVVEELRAAGQPVRALTRNPARAAFPEGVEVVAGDLADLDSLTGVFDGVVAAHLINFAGDDYTPLPDGAGLVRLAAEAGVRRVTVLGGRADGGLEQALAAGGIEWTLLEPVEFMSNTLRWWAQTIKAEGIIKEPFGDRLSALVHERDIAAVAATVLVEGGQGGETLTITGPEAITLRDKVAILSAAIGTNVGFVELTVDEARAKWRGDGMGEGTIEFLVNALGNTPEAGYTVVPTVKEITGRDARGFAQWSAENAAAFRS; from the coding sequence ATGACCTTCCTCGTCACAGGTGCCACCGGGACCGTCGGCCGTCTCGTCGTCGAGGAACTCCGCGCGGCAGGGCAGCCGGTTCGCGCCCTGACCAGGAACCCCGCCAGGGCCGCCTTTCCCGAGGGTGTCGAGGTCGTCGCCGGCGACCTCGCCGACCTCGACTCACTGACCGGTGTCTTCGACGGCGTCGTGGCCGCACACCTGATCAACTTCGCGGGTGACGACTACACGCCCCTGCCCGACGGTGCCGGTCTGGTGCGGCTGGCCGCCGAGGCGGGCGTACGGCGGGTCACGGTGCTCGGCGGGCGCGCGGACGGTGGGCTGGAGCAGGCTCTGGCCGCCGGCGGCATCGAGTGGACGCTGCTCGAACCGGTCGAGTTCATGTCCAACACGCTGCGCTGGTGGGCACAGACGATCAAGGCCGAGGGCATCATCAAGGAGCCGTTCGGGGACCGGCTCAGCGCGCTGGTGCACGAGCGCGACATCGCCGCCGTGGCCGCCACGGTGCTGGTCGAGGGCGGGCAGGGCGGCGAGACGCTCACCATCACCGGCCCCGAGGCGATCACGCTCAGGGACAAGGTCGCGATCCTGAGCGCGGCCATCGGCACGAACGTGGGGTTCGTGGAACTGACCGTGGACGAGGCGCGCGCCAAGTGGCGCGGCGACGGCATGGGCGAGGGGACCATCGAGTTCCTCGTCAACGCGCTGGGGAACACGCCAGAGGCCGGCTACACCGTGGTCCCGACCGTCAAGGAGATCACCGGCCGCGACGCGCGCGGCTTCGCCCAGTGGTCCGCCGAGAACGCCGCCGCCTTCCGCTCCTGA
- a CDS encoding FtsW/RodA/SpoVE family cell cycle protein — MQSIGDQIRAHLPYQRRNAASLALLAFAMVLTLSAFAEVGLARDGNIPGGLFVYGGGLAVLAFIAYLIQAKFTPYADPLLLPLAVALNGIGLAMIYRLDLDTSHDRKVAAAAGKKLLPDAADAPGQLMWTFIGIALFVGAVMIMRDTDKPDAPLSFTPKTAQRYTYLIGLTAVVLLLLPIVPGIGAEINGARVWIHLGPFSVQPGEFAKLLLVVFFAGYLVNKRQAMSLIGKKVGPISLPRARDLGPIMVIWFFCLGVLFMQKDLGTALLFFGLFVSMLYIATQRVSWVVIGVGLLSVGIFIATLLPFMGHVNQRIDIWQNPKPYFDGGCLLESGKVVPVNPDTTIYKKYKAQGTISPGFSACAELGGEYSDSAQLMKGLFALGQGGVLGTGLGQGEPWRTPLSFSDFIFDSLGEELGLTGLMVLLLIYALIVQRGMKTAVAARDPFLKLFAGGVSFVLALQVFVIVGGVTRLIPLTGLTTPFLSQGGSSLMANWILIAILVRMSHDARKPAPQAIQDEGMTQIVSTR, encoded by the coding sequence ATGCAATCCATCGGGGACCAGATCAGGGCCCACCTCCCGTACCAGCGGCGCAACGCCGCCTCGCTGGCGCTTCTGGCGTTCGCGATGGTCCTGACGCTGTCGGCGTTCGCGGAGGTCGGCCTCGCCCGTGACGGGAACATCCCCGGCGGCCTGTTCGTGTACGGCGGCGGCCTGGCCGTCCTGGCGTTCATCGCCTACCTGATCCAGGCGAAGTTCACCCCGTACGCCGACCCGCTGCTGCTGCCGCTCGCCGTGGCGCTGAACGGCATCGGGCTGGCGATGATCTACCGCCTGGACCTCGACACCAGCCACGACCGCAAGGTCGCGGCGGCCGCGGGCAAGAAGCTGCTCCCCGACGCCGCCGACGCGCCCGGCCAGCTGATGTGGACGTTCATCGGGATCGCCCTGTTCGTCGGCGCCGTGATGATCATGCGCGACACCGACAAGCCCGACGCGCCGCTGTCGTTCACGCCGAAGACCGCGCAGCGCTACACGTACCTGATCGGGCTCACCGCGGTCGTCCTGCTGCTGCTGCCGATCGTCCCCGGCATCGGAGCGGAGATCAACGGCGCCCGGGTGTGGATCCATCTGGGTCCGTTCTCGGTGCAGCCGGGCGAGTTCGCCAAGCTCCTGCTGGTGGTCTTCTTCGCCGGGTATCTGGTGAACAAGCGGCAGGCGATGTCGCTGATCGGCAAGAAGGTCGGCCCGATCAGCCTGCCCCGGGCCCGCGACCTCGGCCCGATCATGGTGATCTGGTTCTTCTGCCTCGGCGTCCTGTTCATGCAGAAGGACCTCGGCACCGCGCTGCTGTTCTTCGGCCTGTTCGTGTCGATGCTGTACATCGCGACCCAGCGGGTGTCGTGGGTGGTGATCGGTGTCGGGCTGCTGTCGGTCGGCATCTTCATCGCCACGCTGCTGCCGTTCATGGGCCACGTGAACCAGCGCATCGACATCTGGCAGAACCCCAAGCCCTACTTCGACGGCGGCTGCCTGCTGGAGAGCGGCAAGGTCGTCCCGGTCAACCCCGACACCACCATCTACAAGAAGTACAAGGCGCAGGGCACCATCTCGCCGGGCTTCTCCGCCTGCGCGGAGCTGGGCGGGGAGTACTCCGACAGCGCGCAGCTGATGAAGGGCCTGTTCGCGCTCGGCCAGGGCGGCGTGCTCGGCACCGGGCTCGGCCAGGGCGAGCCGTGGCGCACGCCCCTGTCGTTCAGCGACTTCATCTTCGACTCGCTCGGCGAGGAACTCGGGCTGACCGGGTTGATGGTGCTGCTGCTGATATACGCGTTGATCGTGCAACGCGGGATGAAGACGGCCGTGGCGGCGCGGGACCCGTTCCTGAAGCTGTTCGCGGGCGGCGTGTCGTTCGTGCTGGCCCTCCAGGTCTTCGTGATCGTCGGGGGCGTCACGCGGCTCATCCCGCTCACCGGCCTGACGACGCCCTTCCTGTCCCAGGGCGGTTCGTCGCTGATGGCCAACTGGATCCTGATCGCGATCCTGGTGCGAATGAGCCACGACGCGCGCAAGCCGGCCCCGCAGGCGATCCAGGACGAGGGCATGACCCAGATCGTGAGCACGAGGTGA
- a CDS encoding FhaA domain-containing protein yields the protein MGVIQRFERRLEGMVEGAFARAFKSELQPVEVASAVQREMDDRAAIVAQGRTLVPNDFVVEISQQDGQRLQVYADSLSQELANLAREYAKEQGYSFVGPVRVRFENAGDLATGMFRIRSGVIRGSTVEGGEIRRPVSDVPQGGRGGVFGGHPRLLVTTAVEGSDTTQRTYEINTPVTLLGRGTDCDLRLVDPGVSRHHAEIRVEGPEIALVDLGSTNGSFVNGQPIRRVTLVDGSRVTMGRTTLVFRRDRE from the coding sequence GTGGGCGTCATTCAGCGCTTCGAGCGACGGCTCGAGGGCATGGTCGAAGGGGCCTTCGCCCGTGCCTTCAAGTCCGAGCTGCAGCCGGTCGAGGTGGCCAGTGCTGTGCAGCGCGAGATGGACGATCGGGCGGCGATCGTGGCACAGGGCCGCACGCTCGTGCCGAACGACTTCGTCGTGGAGATCTCTCAGCAGGACGGGCAGCGGCTGCAGGTGTACGCCGACAGCCTGAGCCAGGAGCTGGCGAATCTCGCGCGCGAGTACGCGAAGGAGCAGGGGTACTCCTTCGTGGGTCCGGTGCGGGTGAGGTTCGAGAACGCGGGGGACCTCGCCACGGGCATGTTCCGCATCAGGTCGGGCGTGATCCGGGGCTCGACGGTCGAGGGCGGGGAGATCCGCCGGCCGGTGAGCGACGTGCCGCAGGGCGGCCGGGGCGGGGTGTTCGGGGGGCATCCGCGCCTTCTGGTGACCACGGCGGTGGAGGGATCGGACACGACTCAGCGCACCTATGAGATCAACACTCCCGTGACCCTGCTGGGTCGCGGCACCGACTGCGACCTGCGCCTCGTCGACCCCGGCGTATCACGGCACCATGCCGAGATACGCGTAGAAGGTCCCGAAATCGCTCTCGTGGATCTAGGGTCGACCAACGGCTCGTTCGTGAACGGGCAGCCGATCCGGCGGGTGACGCTGGTCGACGGCTCCCGGGTCACGATGGGCCGCACCACTCTTGTGTTCCGCCGCGATAGGGAGTAA
- a CDS encoding SRPBCC domain-containing protein has product MAVRIVRVAGIVVVALVVVIGSLYGWTRIHPHKLRAEIEVNASAAQVWQVLTDFQAYPEWNPFILSAVGEPKKGAKLVNKLAGDDGGKGMTFKPTVLVADPGHELRWIGRFGVPGVVDGEHYFLIQEMGPGRVKLTQGENFTGFLVPFAESAIDVQDEFAAMNDALKKRVEAAH; this is encoded by the coding sequence ATGGCCGTCCGCATCGTCCGCGTCGCGGGGATCGTGGTCGTCGCACTCGTCGTCGTCATCGGGAGCCTGTACGGCTGGACCCGGATCCATCCGCACAAGCTCCGCGCCGAGATCGAGGTCAACGCCTCCGCCGCCCAGGTCTGGCAGGTGCTCACCGACTTCCAGGCCTATCCCGAGTGGAACCCGTTCATCCTCAGCGCCGTCGGCGAGCCGAAGAAGGGCGCGAAGCTGGTCAACAAGCTGGCCGGCGACGACGGCGGGAAGGGGATGACCTTCAAGCCGACCGTCCTGGTCGCCGACCCCGGGCACGAACTGCGCTGGATCGGCCGGTTCGGTGTCCCGGGCGTGGTCGACGGCGAGCACTACTTCCTCATCCAGGAGATGGGCCCTGGGCGCGTCAAGCTGACCCAGGGGGAGAACTTCACCGGCTTCCTGGTGCCCTTCGCCGAGAGTGCGATCGACGTCCAGGACGAGTTCGCCGCCATGAACGACGCGCTCAAGAAGCGCGTCGAGGCTGCGCACTGA
- a CDS encoding FHA domain-containing protein FhaB/FipA, translating to MSPFTLTLIKLAFLAVLWLFVIAAVGVIRADLFGSKAASKAANRASQPRPPRAARQPKPPRPQRSAQNSAPTKLVVVQGERAGTVIDLTGVPITIGRANDATLVVTDDYASSRHARLFAQDGQWIVEDLGSTNGTYLGRTKVSRPMPIPPGVPVRIGKTVIELRK from the coding sequence ATGTCCCCATTCACCCTCACGCTGATCAAGCTGGCGTTCCTCGCGGTGCTGTGGCTGTTCGTCATCGCGGCCGTCGGCGTGATCAGGGCCGACCTGTTCGGCTCGAAAGCCGCCTCGAAGGCGGCCAATCGCGCGTCCCAGCCCCGTCCCCCCCGGGCGGCGAGACAGCCGAAGCCGCCGCGGCCGCAGCGCAGCGCCCAGAACAGCGCCCCGACAAAGCTGGTCGTCGTCCAGGGCGAGCGGGCCGGCACCGTCATCGACCTCACGGGGGTGCCCATCACCATCGGCCGCGCCAATGACGCCACGCTCGTCGTGACCGACGACTACGCTTCGAGCCGGCATGCCCGACTTTTCGCGCAGGACGGTCAGTGGATCGTGGAAGATCTCGGCTCGACCAATGGGACGTATCTCGGACGCACGAAGGTGAGCCGGCCGATGCCGATTCCACCCGGCGTTCCGGTCCGTATCGGCAAGACCGTGATCGAGCTGCGCAAATGA
- a CDS encoding Stp1/IreP family PP2C-type Ser/Thr phosphatase: MTLGIRYAARSDVGMLREGNEDSAYAGAHLLAVADGMGGHVGGEIASAAAIEALRGLDKDLPATELLAALEHTVKTANDNLHRIVESDPALQGMGTTLTAMLWAGNQVALVHIGDSRAYLLRDGSLFQITHDHTLVQSLVDEGRISPDEAASHPQRSLLLRALDGRGEVDPDLSLREAKVGDRYLLCSDGLSGVVTAETIFQVLTDVDDPEQAVRQLIDLANRGGGPDNITCVVADVVDLERQPPTGGPGHAVGAAANAAPPERPGGGTGPNTTVADTPAGRAAQLRETRPQPPVAVDEMPPPQAPMPMSDAMGPPPAPGAMPQAQQMRARRGGTRRWTWLVVVAGVVVVGVVAGGFVLLQNVRNGYYIGANKDGEVVLYRGTTQKVPGLSLSREAAKKEQPKQAILVADLPQDLQQQVKDTYTVDGPKALKQLENAVCKYSLIGEGGKVVMVKGREQQNCRQSSVKSSDIRIDELPASDVTAVEKGTLVFIGQKAAQAKLDQLGAHREECKQRTPSIKDCPSSGGSS, from the coding sequence ATGACACTGGGAATCCGCTACGCCGCGCGCTCCGACGTGGGCATGCTGCGCGAGGGCAACGAGGACTCGGCGTACGCGGGCGCGCACCTGCTCGCGGTGGCCGACGGGATGGGCGGGCACGTCGGCGGCGAGATCGCGAGCGCCGCGGCGATCGAGGCGCTGCGGGGGCTCGACAAGGACCTTCCCGCGACCGAGCTGCTGGCCGCGCTGGAGCACACGGTCAAGACGGCGAACGACAACCTGCACCGCATCGTGGAGTCCGACCCCGCCCTGCAGGGCATGGGGACGACGCTGACCGCGATGCTGTGGGCGGGCAACCAGGTCGCGCTGGTGCACATCGGCGACTCGCGCGCCTACCTGCTCCGCGACGGCAGCCTGTTCCAGATCACGCACGACCACACGCTGGTGCAGTCCCTGGTCGACGAGGGCAGGATCAGCCCGGACGAGGCGGCCTCGCACCCGCAGCGGTCGCTGCTGCTGCGGGCGCTGGACGGCCGCGGCGAGGTCGACCCCGACCTGTCGCTGCGCGAGGCCAAGGTCGGCGACCGGTACCTGCTGTGCTCGGACGGCCTGTCCGGCGTCGTCACGGCGGAGACGATCTTCCAGGTGCTCACGGACGTCGACGACCCCGAGCAGGCCGTCCGGCAGCTGATAGACCTGGCGAACCGCGGCGGCGGCCCCGACAACATCACCTGCGTCGTCGCCGACGTGGTGGACCTGGAGCGCCAGCCCCCGACGGGCGGCCCCGGCCACGCGGTGGGGGCGGCGGCCAACGCGGCGCCGCCGGAGCGGCCGGGCGGGGGGACGGGGCCGAACACGACCGTCGCCGACACCCCGGCGGGGCGGGCCGCGCAGCTGCGCGAGACCAGGCCGCAGCCGCCCGTGGCGGTGGACGAGATGCCGCCGCCGCAGGCCCCGATGCCGATGAGCGACGCGATGGGCCCCCCACCGGCGCCGGGCGCGATGCCGCAGGCCCAGCAGATGCGGGCGCGGCGGGGCGGCACGCGGCGCTGGACGTGGCTGGTCGTCGTGGCGGGCGTGGTCGTCGTGGGCGTCGTGGCGGGCGGGTTCGTACTGCTGCAGAACGTCCGGAACGGCTACTACATCGGCGCGAACAAGGACGGCGAGGTCGTCCTCTACCGCGGGACGACGCAGAAGGTGCCGGGCCTCAGCCTGTCGCGCGAGGCCGCCAAGAAGGAGCAGCCGAAGCAGGCGATCCTGGTGGCCGACCTCCCGCAGGACCTCCAGCAGCAGGTCAAGGACACCTACACCGTGGACGGCCCGAAGGCGCTGAAGCAGCTGGAGAACGCCGTCTGCAAGTACTCCCTCATCGGGGAGGGCGGCAAGGTCGTCATGGTGAAGGGCCGTGAGCAGCAGAACTGCCGGCAGTCCTCCGTGAAGAGCAGCGACATCCGGATCGACGAGCTGCCCGCATCGGACGTGACCGCGGTCGAGAAGGGCACCCTCGTGTTCATCGGGCAGAAGGCGGCGCAGGCCAAGCTCGACCAGCTCGGCGCGCACCGGGAAGAGTGCAAGCAGCGCACCCCGTCCATCAAGGACTGCCCCTCCAGCGGGGGGAGCTCGTAG